One segment of Salvelinus alpinus chromosome 1, SLU_Salpinus.1, whole genome shotgun sequence DNA contains the following:
- the ndufb10 gene encoding NADH dehydrogenase [ubiquinone] 1 beta subcomplex subunit 10: MPSDYDKDAYPEPPRQTPIVDKQTTLPNPALILTKLFYYSVDLPVTTFRELVEGIHSGNKYNYYHQKFRRVPELTECTEGDYTCYYEAEMQWRRDHKVDQEIVKVVQERLRACQQREGTSYHQNCSKELQQFADVAKAYQSRYGDLGAYASSRKCLMKQKDRMMAAEAKA, encoded by the exons ATGCCATCGGACTATGATAAAGATGCGTATCCAGAGCCTCCCCGTCAGACTCCAATCGTGGACAAGCAGACGACCCTTCCCAACCCAGCCCTGATTTTGACTAAACTCTTCTATTATTCCGTGGACCTCCCTGTCACCACATTCAgag AACTTGTGGAGGGTATCCACTCCGGCAACAAGTACAACTACTACCACCAGAAGTTCCGCCGTGTCCCCGAGCTGACCGAGTGCACAGAGGGAGACTACACCTGTTACTATGAGGCTGAGATGCAGTGGAGGAGAGATCA TAAGGTGGACCAGGAGATCGTGAAGGTGGTCCAGGAGCGTCTGAGGGCCTGCCAGCAGAGGGAGGGTACCAGCTACCACCAGAACTGTTCCAAGGAGCTGCAGCAGTTTGCAGACGTGGCCAAGGCCTACCAGTCACGCT ATGGGGATCTGGGAGCCTACGCCAGCTCAAGGAAATGTCTGATGAAGCAGAAAGACAGGATGATGGCGGCCGAGGCAAAAGCTTAA
- the rps2 gene encoding small ribosomal subunit protein uS5, with the protein MADNAGGERGGFRGGFGSGDRGRGRGRGRGRGRGRGRGARGGKSEDKEWVPVTKLGRLVKDMKIKSLEEIYLYSLPIKESEIIDFFLGSSLKDEVLKIMPVQKQTRAGQRTRFKAFVAIGDYNGHVGLGVKCSKEVATAIRGAIILAKLSIVPVRRGYWGNKIGKPHTVPCKVTGRCGSVLVRLIPAPRGTGIVSAPVPKKLLTMAGIDDCYTSARGCTATLGNFAKATFDAISKTYSYLTPDLWKETVFTKSPYQEFTDHLAKTHTRVSVQRTAAAVPASS; encoded by the exons ATGGCGGACAACGCCGGTGGAGAACGTGGAGGTTTCCGTGGAGGTTTTGGCAGTGGCGACCGGGGTCGTGGTCGTGGACGCGGTAGAGGCCGTGGTCGCGGTCGTGGACGCGGTGCCAGGGGCGGGAAGTCCGAGGACAAGGAA TGGGTGCCAGTGACCAAGCTGGGCCGCCTTGTTAAGGACATGAAGATCAAGTCTCTGGAGGAGATCTATCTCTACTCCCTGCCCATCAAG GAGTCTGAGATCATTGACTTCTTCCTGGGGTCCTCGTTGAAAGATGAGGTGCTGAAGATTATGCCTGTCCAGAAGCAGACCAGGGCTGGCCAGCGCACCAGGTTCAAGGCCTTTGTTGCCATTGGTGACTACAACGGCCATGTGGGCCTGGGGGTGAAGTGCTCCAAGGAGGTGGCCACTGCCATTCGAGGAGCCATCATCCTGGCAAAGCTGTCCATTGTGCCTGTGAGGAGAGGATACTGGGGGAACAAGATCGGCAAGCCCCACACCGTGCCATGCAAGGTGACTGGTCGTTGTGGCTCAGTCCTGGTGCGTCTGATCCCCGCGCCCCGTGGTACTGGCATTGTGTCTGCCCCTGTGCCCAAGAAGCTGCTCACGATGGCTGGTATTGACGATTGCTACACCTCGGCCAGGGGCTGCACTGCCACTCTAGGCAACTTCG CCAAGGCTACCTTTGATGCCATCTCCAAGACCTACAGCTACCTGACCCCTGATCTGTGGAAGGAGACAGTCTTCACCAAGTCTCCTTACCAG GAGTTCACTGATCACCTGGCCAAGACCCACACCAGGGTGTCTGTGCAGAGGACGGCCGCAGCTGTCCCGGCATCCTCCTAA